In Nocardia yunnanensis, one DNA window encodes the following:
- a CDS encoding short chain dehydrogenase, translated as MRIVVVGGAGTIGRKLVPALRSRGHEVVVAGRASGDVRVDLTAHDTVEALYREVGAVDAIVGVAAHGALDEFGTLTANSLADNMKAKFFGQVDLVLTGQHHCADGASFTLTSGIFADEAWPHVTGGGVISGALHSFILSAAIELPRRMRINAVSPTMIDDSKDAFASSFPGMRPVSVDELVTHYLHCVEGDETGQIVRAYG; from the coding sequence ATGAGAATCGTCGTAGTCGGCGGAGCGGGCACTATCGGCCGAAAGTTGGTGCCCGCGTTACGTTCTCGTGGCCACGAGGTGGTTGTCGCCGGGCGCGCCTCGGGTGATGTCCGGGTCGACCTGACCGCTCATGACACCGTCGAAGCGCTCTATCGCGAGGTGGGCGCCGTCGATGCCATCGTGGGGGTGGCCGCGCACGGAGCGCTCGACGAGTTCGGGACACTGACGGCGAACTCGTTGGCGGACAACATGAAAGCGAAGTTCTTCGGACAGGTCGATCTGGTGCTCACCGGCCAGCATCACTGTGCCGACGGCGCGTCTTTCACCCTCACCTCGGGCATCTTCGCCGATGAGGCGTGGCCGCACGTCACCGGCGGGGGAGTGATCAGCGGGGCGCTGCACAGCTTCATCCTCTCCGCGGCGATCGAGCTGCCGCGCCGCATGCGCATCAATGCGGTCAGCCCCACCATGATCGACGATTCCAAGGACGCCTTCGCGTCATCGTTCCCCGGTATGCGGCCGGTGTCTGTGGACGAGCTCGTGACCCACTATCTGCACTGCGTCGAAGGCGACGAGACAGGGCAGATCGTTCGCGCGTACGGGTGA
- a CDS encoding NAD(P)/FAD-dependent oxidoreductase translates to MNTRITVVGGGIAGLTAAIACAEAGVPVQLHEAHHTLGGRGRATAAPYVAHEGAHVFYADGPHYIWLKQRGFVAGLGWPGPTAAGKLAFRADGRMRRTPPAGVLRAMASAWLPPPVDQDFRSWATSTFGPQAAEQIANMISAVTYDADTGRLSAAFVWELFQRVFGPRVPAVRWVRGGWQRVIDRMATRAVDLGVTVSTASRVDALPEDGPVIVATELSAARKLLGEDTLRGESGYAVLLDVAVSASRADRVLVFDLDEAGFHESYTMQDDSIAPKGESLYQLQMPVRAGESPKQAQQRLSRLADQAIPERADRTTFERTATAKGRTGALDLPGHTWRDRPAIARGNGIFLAGDMVAAPGMRGEIAINSGVFAAAAAVAAARGRSAQTRQSLT, encoded by the coding sequence ATGAACACTCGAATCACCGTGGTAGGCGGCGGAATAGCGGGTCTCACCGCGGCCATCGCCTGCGCCGAGGCGGGTGTCCCGGTGCAGCTGCACGAAGCCCACCACACGCTCGGTGGTCGCGGCCGGGCCACCGCCGCACCCTATGTCGCGCATGAAGGTGCGCACGTCTTCTACGCCGACGGGCCGCACTACATCTGGCTGAAGCAGCGCGGCTTCGTGGCGGGTCTCGGCTGGCCCGGCCCCACGGCGGCAGGGAAACTGGCCTTCCGCGCCGACGGACGGATGCGGCGAACTCCGCCCGCGGGGGTGCTGCGAGCGATGGCGAGCGCGTGGCTGCCGCCGCCGGTGGATCAGGACTTCCGCAGTTGGGCCACCAGCACATTCGGGCCGCAAGCCGCCGAACAGATCGCGAACATGATCAGCGCCGTCACCTATGACGCCGACACCGGTCGATTGTCGGCCGCGTTCGTCTGGGAGTTGTTCCAACGCGTCTTCGGCCCGCGGGTTCCTGCGGTCCGGTGGGTGCGCGGCGGCTGGCAACGGGTGATCGACCGGATGGCCACGCGCGCAGTCGATCTCGGTGTCACGGTGTCGACCGCTTCCCGAGTGGACGCCCTGCCGGAAGATGGGCCCGTGATCGTGGCCACCGAGCTGTCCGCCGCCCGCAAGCTGCTGGGTGAGGACACACTGCGCGGCGAATCCGGCTACGCGGTACTGCTCGACGTCGCAGTGAGCGCATCCCGGGCTGATCGGGTACTTGTGTTCGACCTGGACGAGGCCGGTTTCCACGAGTCCTACACGATGCAGGACGATTCCATCGCACCGAAAGGTGAATCGCTGTACCAATTGCAGATGCCGGTGCGGGCGGGCGAATCGCCGAAACAGGCCCAGCAGCGGCTGAGCCGGCTTGCCGACCAAGCGATTCCAGAACGGGCCGACCGCACCACCTTCGAACGCACGGCCACCGCGAAAGGCCGGACCGGCGCCCTCGACCTGCCCGGCCACACCTGGCGCGACCGTCCCGCCATCGCTCGCGGCAACGGGATCTTCCTGGCCGGAGACATGGTTGCCGCACCGGGAATGCGCGGCGAGATCGCCATCAACAGCGGTGTATTCGCCGCCGCAGCTGCGGTAGCAGCGGCCCGCGGCCGCTCCGCCCAGACCCGGCAATCGCTCACCTAG
- a CDS encoding TetR/AcrR family transcriptional regulator yields the protein MSSQPQTTREHIMSEALRLFGVQGFAATSVAQIEKAAGLSGGSGALYRHFRSKDELLVTAVEWRLADRGDWARFLEPGFSMAPLLAEAGPDRVDQLTALCRIGLDRLEHDRDVNRILLRDNTVPAELLDVFRRVEYDVVMGVVTRALAELAGPERAPQDWHDTAAVLVGAIAHFWLISDAFGGTHPAGLDADRYLRSAAELMLARLD from the coding sequence ATGAGTTCCCAGCCGCAGACCACTCGCGAGCACATCATGAGCGAAGCATTGCGCCTGTTCGGCGTGCAGGGCTTCGCGGCGACGTCGGTGGCGCAGATCGAGAAGGCGGCCGGACTGTCCGGCGGATCGGGGGCGCTCTATCGGCACTTCCGTTCGAAGGACGAGCTTCTCGTCACCGCGGTCGAATGGCGACTGGCCGACCGCGGCGACTGGGCGAGGTTCCTCGAACCCGGGTTCTCGATGGCGCCCCTGCTGGCCGAGGCCGGGCCCGACCGGGTCGACCAGCTCACCGCGCTGTGCCGGATCGGTCTCGATCGGCTGGAGCACGACCGGGACGTGAATCGAATTCTGTTGCGCGACAACACCGTGCCCGCCGAGCTGCTCGACGTCTTCCGCCGGGTGGAGTACGACGTGGTGATGGGCGTGGTCACCCGAGCGCTCGCCGAACTCGCCGGACCCGAACGCGCGCCGCAGGATTGGCACGACACCGCCGCCGTTCTGGTCGGCGCCATCGCGCACTTCTGGTTGATCAGCGATGCCTTCGGCGGTACGCATCCGGCCGGCCTCGACGCCGACCGCTACCTGCGCTCTGCCGCCGAGCTGATGCTCGCGCGCCTGGACTGA